The Litchfieldia alkalitelluris genome has a window encoding:
- a CDS encoding C39 family peptidase, which yields MTFKINLICLYTIFRLLNTSQEFDSHSNHKLTNEQLEKVKHEEREIEVSHKELNNQALINAPIITQFPELARGCEVTSLAMLLQFAGVEVDKMTLAEEIPKVPFLNNGIYGNPNEGFVGNIYTFNEPGYAVYHQPIEELAKSYLPDQIINISGSEFDVVKEYLLSGNPVWVIVTSTFNKLPKEAWQTWETESGEINITMKEHSVLLTGFDQEYIYFNDPFKTEKNSKVEIGKFLAGWKQLGQQAITLKISDNLLDIEK from the coding sequence ATGACTTTTAAGATAAATCTCATTTGTCTATATACAATTTTCAGATTATTGAATACAAGTCAAGAATTTGATTCACATTCCAATCATAAACTAACGAATGAACAGTTAGAAAAGGTAAAGCATGAAGAAAGAGAGATTGAGGTCTCACATAAGGAGTTGAATAACCAGGCTTTGATTAATGCGCCAATCATTACCCAATTTCCTGAATTAGCTCGAGGTTGTGAAGTAACAAGCCTAGCCATGCTTTTGCAATTTGCAGGGGTAGAGGTGGACAAAATGACACTAGCTGAAGAAATTCCAAAGGTGCCGTTCTTGAACAACGGAATATATGGAAACCCTAATGAAGGATTTGTTGGTAATATATATACATTTAATGAACCGGGATATGCAGTGTATCACCAACCGATCGAAGAACTGGCAAAATCGTATTTACCAGACCAAATTATAAATATTAGCGGAAGTGAATTTGATGTTGTTAAAGAATATTTATTATCAGGAAATCCAGTTTGGGTAATTGTGACAAGTACCTTTAATAAACTACCTAAAGAAGCTTGGCAAACTTGGGAAACAGAATCAGGAGAAATCAATATTACCATGAAAGAGCATTCCGTATTGTTAACTGGATTCGATCAAGAATATATTTATTTTAATGATCCTTTTAAGACAGAAAAGAATTCTAAAGTTGAAATTGGTAAGTTTTTAGCAGGTTGGAAACAATTAGGGCAGCAAGCAATTACCTTAAAGATTAGCGATAACTTACTGGATATTGAAAAGTGA
- a CDS encoding Gfo/Idh/MocA family protein yields MLDKTVMIGVIGATEKKHIHTDYFCQIEGVSISAKTSSSLIDHHETIPKVYSSVKDLLDDPEIDAVILTVPNKWHKSLAIQALHSGKHVILDQPLGIDSTSAKEIYKAHEKTGKMVFVFRPMRWKWQIQQLKKYIESGEFGHIYHVKTGMFKRNGIPNWGSWKTRLSESGGGSLMDIGGELLDLCLYLLEDCNPCSVFGSTYGELGRQKIGIDPNSRPNGQGYFDVDDLATALIKLDNGSSISLDVTWSAHIEPTIRPFLSILGTEGGAYVHEDGIKLFTEKFNEPIDIEIKSPSEESDECLLESRHIIECIQTGNIAKSSLVSSVTSCLIIDAIYKSSSHGREVVLNCSL; encoded by the coding sequence ATGTTAGATAAAACTGTTATGATAGGGGTAATTGGAGCAACTGAAAAGAAACATATACATACCGACTATTTTTGTCAGATAGAGGGAGTATCTATTTCCGCTAAGACAAGTTCATCACTTATTGATCATCATGAAACTATTCCAAAGGTCTATTCGTCGGTAAAAGATCTATTAGATGATCCTGAGATTGACGCAGTTATTCTTACTGTTCCAAATAAGTGGCATAAATCACTTGCCATTCAGGCATTACATTCCGGGAAACATGTCATTCTTGACCAACCCTTAGGAATAGACAGCACTTCCGCTAAAGAAATATATAAGGCTCATGAGAAAACAGGTAAAATGGTCTTTGTTTTTAGACCAATGCGCTGGAAATGGCAAATACAACAGTTAAAGAAATATATTGAATCTGGTGAGTTTGGCCATATTTATCATGTGAAGACGGGGATGTTCAAGAGAAATGGTATACCAAACTGGGGAAGTTGGAAAACGCGCTTAAGTGAATCAGGTGGGGGATCTTTAATGGATATAGGAGGGGAACTTCTAGATCTTTGTTTGTATCTACTAGAAGACTGCAATCCTTGTTCAGTGTTTGGATCAACTTATGGCGAACTAGGTAGGCAAAAAATAGGAATAGACCCAAATAGCCGTCCGAATGGCCAAGGTTATTTTGATGTTGATGATTTAGCTACAGCACTTATAAAACTTGATAATGGATCATCCATTTCATTGGATGTAACCTGGTCTGCCCATATTGAACCCACTATAAGGCCTTTCCTCTCTATATTAGGTACAGAAGGTGGAGCTTATGTTCATGAAGATGGAATAAAGCTTTTTACGGAAAAATTTAATGAACCAATAGATATTGAAATCAAGTCTCCAAGTGAAGAGTCTGATGAATGTTTGTTAGAGAGTCGGCATATTATTGAATGTATTCAAACTGGGAATATAGCTAAATCTTCGCTCGTGAGTAGTGTGACATCTTGTTTAATTATTGACGCAATTTACAAATCTTCTAGTCATGGTAGAGAAGTAGTGCTTAATTGTAGTCTTTAG
- a CDS encoding 2-hydroxyacid dehydrogenase family protein has protein sequence MAKIFISGKIPDIGYELLKNHEIEIYENDDVISEDELMRRVVDKDALLSPLSSPVTKKVIDNANHLKIIANFGAGFDNVDISTARERNIIVTNTPAVSTDATAELTMGIILAVSRRIVEGDELCRTTGFNGWAPLFFLGRELTNKTLGIIGLGKIGQGVAKRARAFGMNIIYTGPNRKDSSIESEYETTYVSLEELLKQSDYVSIHSPYRTETHHLIKEKELNTMKNEAYLINASRGPIVKEDDLVQALREKVIAGAALDVFEFEPRITEELKSMSQVVLTPHIGNATVETRNMMAKLAAQNIINVLKGEKAITPVN, from the coding sequence GTAATTAGTGAGGATGAGTTAATGAGGAGAGTAGTTGATAAGGATGCACTTTTAAGTCCCTTATCATCTCCCGTAACGAAGAAAGTTATTGACAACGCTAATCATTTAAAAATCATCGCAAACTTTGGTGCAGGATTTGATAATGTTGATATTTCAACTGCCCGGGAAAGAAATATTATCGTGACAAATACACCTGCAGTTTCAACGGATGCTACTGCAGAACTTACAATGGGTATTATTTTAGCTGTTTCTCGTCGAATTGTTGAGGGAGATGAATTATGTCGGACAACCGGTTTTAACGGGTGGGCACCTCTATTTTTCTTAGGGAGAGAATTAACAAATAAAACACTCGGTATTATTGGCCTTGGAAAAATCGGTCAGGGTGTTGCAAAACGAGCGCGTGCTTTTGGAATGAACATTATTTATACAGGACCTAACCGAAAAGATTCTTCTATTGAATCTGAGTATGAAACTACATATGTTTCACTGGAAGAACTTTTAAAACAGTCAGATTATGTTAGTATTCATTCCCCATATCGTACAGAAACACATCATTTAATAAAGGAAAAAGAACTGAATACAATGAAAAATGAAGCCTACTTAATTAATGCTTCCCGTGGCCCTATTGTAAAGGAAGACGATTTAGTACAAGCACTTAGAGAGAAAGTAATCGCTGGAGCTGCATTAGACGTTTTTGAGTTTGAACCAAGAATTACCGAGGAGCTAAAAAGCATGAGTCAGGTTGTGTTGACACCGCATATTGGAAATGCAACTGTTGAAACGAGAAACATGATGGCAAAGCTTGCAGCACAGAATATAATCAACGTGCTAAAAGGAGAAAAAGCAATAACTCCAGTTAATTAG